The Pygocentrus nattereri isolate fPygNat1 chromosome 2, fPygNat1.pri, whole genome shotgun sequence genome has a window encoding:
- the ncf2 gene encoding neutrophil cytosol factor 2 isoform X1: MSFVNTLRQWDEAVAYVEKGDISSALRTFLAIEEKISKINYNIGCLHLHNDDFDAAEKAFDSSIGKDEHLAVAFFQRGITFYKKEKFEESLLDFQQTFKELRGNQLIDYKPLGLRYKLYACEVLHNIGLLYAKLGKWEKAQENLLTALNLRTEAKFSHIDQALESILKQKLFSLVEIKPGLLFKPNKNYVAELEKKDYLGKAKVLSSIVPADNFSGFAPLQPQVEDVPSTPKAPEVLRALEGEPHTVLYEFIPETKEELAVLPGNIVFVLQRGTDNWASVIFNERRGLVPYNFLEPLDITVASKVVPVAPSNRNEQIPDPPRRRAPSKPTTSNGVSSGCIVKVHFMFTIVICIKPGQPYTAMLQMISTKLKLPASALTLSYVKPDSNERVTVDESEMQVLWSCVKNNRITLWCSASEDRSETRKKMVALYSYEASTPEDLAFSKGDVITVLSKVNEEWFEGECNGKTGIFPSSFVIDP; the protein is encoded by the exons ATGTCATTCGTGAACACTCTGCGGCAGTGGGATGAAGCAGTGGCTTATGTGGAGAAAGGAGACATATCCTCTGCTCTCAGGACATTCCTGGCCATTGAGGAGAAGATATCTAAAATCAACTACAACATTGGATGCCTCCATCTGCATAACGATGACTTTGATGCTGCTGAAAAG GCATTTGACAGCAGTATCGGTAAAGATGAGCACCTGGCTGTTGCTTTTTTTCAAAGGGGAATTACATtctacaaaaaagaaaa GTTTGAGGAGTCACTGCTGGATTTCCAGCAAACCTTTAAGGAGCTAAGAGGGAATCAACTGATAGACTACAAACCTCTCGGTCTGAGGTATAAGCTTTATGCTTGTGAG GTGCTGCACAATATTGGACTGCTTTATGCAAAGCTGGGGAAATGGGAGAAGGCCCAAGAAAACCTGCTCACAGCTCTCAACCTCCGCACAGAAGCCAAATTCAGTCACATTGACCAGGCTCTGGAATCCATTCTG AAGCAGAAGCTCTTCTCTCTTGTGGAGATTAAACCAGGCCTACTGTTCAAACCCAACAAGAATTATGTGGCAGAGCTGGAGAAGAAGGACTACCTAGGAAAGGCCAAG GTTCTGTCTTCTATTGTTCCAGCTGATAATttctctggatttgcccctctGCAGCCTCAA gTTGAAGATGTACCCAGTACACCTAAAGCTCCTGAAGTACTGAG GGCGCTTGAAGGTGAGCCTCACACTGTTCTCTATGAGTTCATTCCTGAGACCAAAGAGGAGTTAGCTGTGTTGCCAGGCAACATCGTATTTGTTCTTCAGCGAGGAACCGACAACTGGGCATCTGTTATCTTCAATGAAAGG AGAGGATTAGTTCCATATAATTTCCTGGAACCGCTGGATATTACAGTGGCGTCAAAGGTTGTACCG GTTGCACCATCCAACAGGAATGAACAAATACCTGACCCACCAAGAAGACGAGCACCCAGTAAACCA ACTACTAGTAATGGAGTTTCCTCTGGCTGTATTGTGAAAGTGCATTTCATGTTTACAATAGTGATTTGCATTAAACCAGGACAGCCATACACAGCCATGCTCCAGATGATCAGCACTAAACTCAAACTGCCTGCTTCTGCACTTACGCTGAG CTATGTAAAGCCTGATTCTAATGAGAGAGTGACTGTTGACGAGTCTGAGATGCAGGTGTTGTGGAGCTGCGTAAAGAACAACCGCATAACGCTGTGGTGCTCAGCATCTGAG GACAGAAGTGAAACTCGAAAGAAAATGGTGGCTCTGTACTCTTATGAGGCCTCCACACCAGAAGATCTGGCGTTCAGTAAAGGTGATGTCATCACCGTCCTTTCTAAGG TCAATGAAGAATGGTTTGAAGGGGAGTGCAACGGGAAGACTGGTATCTTTCCATCATCTTTTGTTATAGATCCGTAG
- the ncf2 gene encoding neutrophil cytosol factor 2 isoform X2, translated as MSFVNTLRQWDEAVAYVEKGDISSALRTFLAIEEKISKINYNIGCLHLHNDDFDAAEKAFDSSIGKDEHLAVAFFQRGITFYKKEKFEESLLDFQQTFKELRGNQLIDYKPLGLRYKLYACEVLHNIGLLYAKLGKWEKAQENLLTALNLRTEAKFSHIDQALESILKQKLFSLVEIKPGLLFKPNKNYVAELEKKDYLGKAKVLSSIVPADNFSGFAPLQPQVEDVPSTPKAPEVLRALEGEPHTVLYEFIPETKEELAVLPGNIVFVLQRGTDNWASVIFNERRGLVPYNFLEPLDITVASKVVPVAPSNRNEQIPDPPRRRAPSKPTTSNGVSSGCIVKVHFMFTIVICIKPGQPYTAMLQMISTKLKLPASALTLSYVKPDSNERVTVDESEMQVLWSCVKNNRITLWCSASEK; from the exons ATGTCATTCGTGAACACTCTGCGGCAGTGGGATGAAGCAGTGGCTTATGTGGAGAAAGGAGACATATCCTCTGCTCTCAGGACATTCCTGGCCATTGAGGAGAAGATATCTAAAATCAACTACAACATTGGATGCCTCCATCTGCATAACGATGACTTTGATGCTGCTGAAAAG GCATTTGACAGCAGTATCGGTAAAGATGAGCACCTGGCTGTTGCTTTTTTTCAAAGGGGAATTACATtctacaaaaaagaaaa GTTTGAGGAGTCACTGCTGGATTTCCAGCAAACCTTTAAGGAGCTAAGAGGGAATCAACTGATAGACTACAAACCTCTCGGTCTGAGGTATAAGCTTTATGCTTGTGAG GTGCTGCACAATATTGGACTGCTTTATGCAAAGCTGGGGAAATGGGAGAAGGCCCAAGAAAACCTGCTCACAGCTCTCAACCTCCGCACAGAAGCCAAATTCAGTCACATTGACCAGGCTCTGGAATCCATTCTG AAGCAGAAGCTCTTCTCTCTTGTGGAGATTAAACCAGGCCTACTGTTCAAACCCAACAAGAATTATGTGGCAGAGCTGGAGAAGAAGGACTACCTAGGAAAGGCCAAG GTTCTGTCTTCTATTGTTCCAGCTGATAATttctctggatttgcccctctGCAGCCTCAA gTTGAAGATGTACCCAGTACACCTAAAGCTCCTGAAGTACTGAG GGCGCTTGAAGGTGAGCCTCACACTGTTCTCTATGAGTTCATTCCTGAGACCAAAGAGGAGTTAGCTGTGTTGCCAGGCAACATCGTATTTGTTCTTCAGCGAGGAACCGACAACTGGGCATCTGTTATCTTCAATGAAAGG AGAGGATTAGTTCCATATAATTTCCTGGAACCGCTGGATATTACAGTGGCGTCAAAGGTTGTACCG GTTGCACCATCCAACAGGAATGAACAAATACCTGACCCACCAAGAAGACGAGCACCCAGTAAACCA ACTACTAGTAATGGAGTTTCCTCTGGCTGTATTGTGAAAGTGCATTTCATGTTTACAATAGTGATTTGCATTAAACCAGGACAGCCATACACAGCCATGCTCCAGATGATCAGCACTAAACTCAAACTGCCTGCTTCTGCACTTACGCTGAG CTATGTAAAGCCTGATTCTAATGAGAGAGTGACTGTTGACGAGTCTGAGATGCAGGTGTTGTGGAGCTGCGTAAAGAACAACCGCATAACGCTGTGGTGCTCAGCATCTGAG AAGTGA